One region of Diabrotica undecimpunctata isolate CICGRU chromosome 6, icDiaUnde3, whole genome shotgun sequence genomic DNA includes:
- the PMP34 gene encoding peroxisomal membrane protein PMP34, with protein MSKLPQKTIFTYETLVHATAGAAASIFAMSSVYPLDMIKFRKQLEDKELAEKSTFEGIIHLLKTEGIQSLYCGISPVLKTLGVSSFVYFYAFHGVKSLIPQDMRNSKNDFLLSLFAGVLNVITTNPLWVVNNRLKRCEEELQFTGLLDGLVHIATTEGISTLWNGVAPSLLLVSNPVINFTLYEALKRRFPIKTATAYFLLGALSKTIATILTYPLQVAQTRQRLTKGPRMSTAALLLTLLRKDGPSALFTGLESKLWQTVFATALMFATYEKIVRLVFKLLLGTARRKNF; from the exons ATGTCTAAACTGCCACAAAAAACCATTTTTACCTATGAGACTTTGGTACATGCCACTGCAGGGGCTGCT gcAAGCATTTTTGCTATGAGCAGCGTGTACCCTTTGGATATGATTAAATTCAGAAAGCAAC ttgAAGACAAAGAACTTGCAGAAAAATCTACTTTTGAAGGTATAATTCATCTTCTTAAGACTGAAGGCAT ACAGTCTTTATATTGTGGAATTAGTCCCGTTCTAAAAACATTAGGAGTCTCATCGTTCGTATATTTTTATGCATTCCACGGAGTCAAATCGCTTATACCACAGGACATGCGCAACTCCAAAAACGACTTCTTGTTGAGTCTCTTTGCTG GTGTTCTGAATGTTATTACTACAAATCCTCTCTGGGTAGTAAATAACCGATTAAAAAGGTGTGAGGAAGAACTCCAATTCACTGGCTTGTTGGATGGACTAGTGCATATAGCGACCACAGAAGGTATATCCACTTTATGGAATGGGGTAGCGCCGTCACTGTTGTTAGTTTCCAACCCTGTTATCAATTTCACGTTATATGAAGCGCTGAAGAGAAGATTTCCTATCAAAACTGCTACCGCATACTTTCTATTAG GTGCCTTATCGAAAACCATCGCCACAATCCTCACGTACCCTCTACAAGTCGCTCAAACCAGACAACGACTCACCAAAGGACCTAGAATGAGCACAGCTGCGCTATTACTTACGTTACTCAGAAAAGACGGCCCGAGCGCCTTATTCACAGGCCTAGAATCGAAATTGTGGCAAACCGTGTTCGCAACCGCCTTGATGTTCGCTACCTACGAAAAAATTGTCCGCTTGGTGTTCAAATTGTTGTTGGGAACGGCGAGacgaaaaaatttttaa
- the LOC140443114 gene encoding tetratricopeptide repeat protein 17-like gives MCFDFQNVKVFLWILIFKVILIQSKTSLWKLNIDKTKIIKVTKFPSIISYSDNQPIFHSGDPLFDIILSTEHYGETWVKQPIQYYCSDCKNRRNGTNPNSYQKYQTADEVLDCGKPVNFTYFDNLVGVVNRNKHPTVPEPQAILCFTKNYGNYKSEMEEFDIDALEKRLKKAKKEKPRSIQLYNQIGNFWRIKGDANKAIECFRRALAVSPHNAEVLLNLARILFSLQYLDDAIYLTRRSLEVQPPDKGAWQQYFTLGEIFKAYGHYQEASIHLRHTLELNPDFEPAQIALKEMETMPAATIHIYTLVIIVCLVLGVLLVILSSVDNIVDFTEEMKPQRHFNKAMAMRSLRGITLTAKRIKRPSI, from the exons ATGTGTTTTGATTTCCAAAATGTTAAAGTGTTTTtatggattttaatttttaaagtaatactCATACAGTCGAAAACGTCATTGTGGAAATTAAATATTGATAAAACGAAAATTATCAAAGTTACCAAATTTCCATCTATAATTTCATATTCCGATAATCAGCCAATTTTTCATTCAGGGgatcctttgtttgatattattttaTCCACTGAACATTATGGTGAGACATGGGTCAAGCAACCTATTCAGTATTATTGTTCAGATTGTAAAAACAGAAg AAATGGAACAAACCCGAACTCATACCAAAAGTATCAAACAGCCGATGAAGTTTTAGACTGTGGGAAACCTgtaaattttacatattttgacAATTTAGTAGGTGTTGTGAACAGAAACAAACATCCCACAGTCCCTGAACCGCaggcaattttatgttttacTAAGAATTATGGGAACTACAAGAGTGAAATGGAAGAGTTTGATATTGATGCTCTTGAAAAAAGACTGAAAAAAGCCAAAAAGGAG AAGCCGAGATCTATTCAATTATACAACCAGATCGGAAATTTTTGGCGTATTAAAGGAGATGCCAACAAAGCTATCGAATGCTTCCGTAGAGCTCTTGCAGTATCGCCTCATAATGCAGAAGTCCTGCTCAATCTCGCGAGGATACTGTTCTCTTTACAATATTTAGATGATGCGATCTATCTAACCAGAAGGTCGCTAGAAGTTCAGCCACCAGATAAAG GTGCCTGGCAACAGTATTTTACACTTGGAGAAATTTTTAAAGCTTATGGTCATTATCAAGAGGCTTCCATACACTTAAGGCACACATTAGAGCTCAATCCAGATTTTGAACCTGCTCAGATAGCTCTGAAAGAGATGGAGACTATGCCTGCTGCCACAATCCACATTTATACTCTTGTGATCATTGTATGTTTG GTGCTGGGCGTTTTGTTGGTTATATTATCGTCAGTCGATAACATAGTAGACTTCACCGAAGAGATGAAACCTCAAAGACATTTCAACAAAGCGATGGCGATGAGGTCCCTCAGAGGAATCACCTTGACGGCGAAACGAATTAAAAGACCTTCTATATAG